One region of Chryseobacterium sp. C-71 genomic DNA includes:
- the murF gene encoding UDP-N-acetylmuramoyl-tripeptide--D-alanyl-D-alanine ligase, translating to MNIEQFYPLYLKAEKVTIDSRKISTNDIFFAFSGENFNAASLAEKAMNDGALAAIVEDENFENTEKNIFFVPSTLEFLQNLAVHHRNQLQIPIIGLTGSNGKTTTKELIHAVLSQKYNVQYTFGNLNNHIGVPLTILSIKPEHEMAVIEMGANHQKEIEMLCTLAQPNFGYITNFGKAHLEGFGGFEGVIKGKSELYDYLKNNQQTILVNENDQIQVEKTSDYQSKITFGKRTSDYFFEIFSNDHFVGLDYQDTKALSQLTGDYNFTNLCAAASFGLHFGIEINQIKDAIQAYTPTNMRSQVVKKNDKTLVLDTYNANPSSMTASLYNFITFEGTKTIVIGDMLELGEESVVEHINILKTAHDLGFNEIITVGKHFKAVNDSSKSFENTAELIEYLSSNKIQSENVLLKASRGISLEKAIDFI from the coding sequence ATGAACATAGAACAGTTTTATCCATTATATTTAAAAGCTGAAAAAGTAACAATTGACAGCAGAAAAATCAGTACCAATGATATTTTCTTCGCTTTCTCCGGAGAAAATTTCAATGCTGCAAGCTTAGCCGAAAAAGCAATGAATGATGGAGCTTTAGCAGCAATTGTTGAAGATGAAAATTTTGAAAATACAGAAAAGAATATATTCTTTGTACCATCAACTTTGGAATTTCTTCAAAACTTGGCGGTACATCACAGAAATCAATTACAAATTCCTATTATTGGGCTTACGGGAAGTAATGGTAAAACGACAACGAAAGAGCTTATTCATGCGGTGCTTTCTCAAAAATACAACGTTCAATATACTTTCGGAAATTTAAATAATCACATTGGCGTTCCACTTACCATTTTATCGATAAAGCCTGAGCATGAAATGGCAGTTATTGAAATGGGTGCCAATCATCAGAAAGAAATTGAGATGCTTTGTACCTTAGCACAGCCAAACTTCGGATACATTACCAATTTTGGGAAAGCTCATTTAGAAGGTTTTGGAGGTTTTGAAGGAGTTATAAAAGGAAAATCTGAGCTTTATGATTACCTTAAGAATAATCAGCAAACTATTTTGGTTAACGAAAATGATCAGATTCAGGTTGAAAAGACTTCAGATTATCAATCTAAAATAACTTTTGGGAAGCGAACTTCAGATTATTTCTTTGAAATATTTTCAAATGATCACTTCGTTGGGTTAGATTATCAGGATACAAAGGCTTTGTCACAACTTACCGGCGATTATAATTTTACCAATCTTTGTGCTGCTGCAAGTTTCGGACTTCATTTCGGAATAGAAATCAATCAGATAAAAGATGCTATACAAGCTTATACGCCAACCAATATGCGTTCTCAGGTGGTGAAAAAGAATGATAAAACTTTAGTTTTAGATACTTACAATGCCAATCCGAGTTCGATGACAGCTTCTCTTTATAATTTCATCACTTTTGAAGGGACTAAAACGATTGTTATCGGTGATATGCTTGAGTTGGGTGAAGAAAGTGTTGTAGAGCATATCAATATTCTCAAAACGGCCCACGATTTAGGTTTTAACGAAATTATTACCGTGGGGAAACATTTTAAAGCAGTTAATGATTCATCAAAATCTTTTGAAAATACTGCTGAGTTGATAGAATACCTCAGTTCAAACAAAATTCAGTCAGAAAATGTTTTGTTAAAGGCTTCACGAGGAATTTCTTTAGAAAAAGCGATTGACTTTATTTAG
- the lptC gene encoding LPS export ABC transporter periplasmic protein LptC: MKLNFNKYKNIAYLFSCAIFFIFTSCEEDMTKQNENLSKNFPSQIINNAKIVQRDSGFVTLKATAPIIEQYQLIDSPYTIARRGMKIEFFDKKNPKKPGNITAKYAKIYEYKQFYEARGDVKILTSDGQRFATQSVFWDKKKNRIYTKDTVYTTTADGSVLVGANGMTAKDDFSEYTFYNNSGDLDISKSKIAESKK, translated from the coding sequence ATGAAATTGAATTTCAATAAATATAAAAATATAGCATACCTTTTTAGTTGTGCTATATTTTTTATATTCACATCCTGCGAAGAGGACATGACAAAGCAAAATGAAAATCTGAGCAAGAATTTCCCTTCTCAGATCATTAATAATGCCAAAATCGTTCAGAGAGATTCAGGGTTTGTGACATTGAAAGCCACAGCTCCTATCATCGAGCAGTATCAATTAATTGATAGTCCTTACACCATTGCAAGACGGGGAATGAAAATAGAGTTCTTTGATAAGAAAAACCCTAAAAAACCAGGAAATATCACTGCAAAGTATGCTAAAATATACGAATACAAGCAGTTTTATGAAGCAAGAGGCGATGTAAAAATCCTTACTAGTGACGGACAGAGGTTTGCTACACAAAGCGTTTTTTGGGACAAAAAAAAGAACAGAATCTACACGAAAGATACTGTTTATACAACCACTGCAGACGGTTCTGTTTTGGTAGGTGCAAATGGGATGACCGCAAAAGATGATTTCTCAGAGTACACATTCTACAACAATTCCGGTGATCTTGATATCAGCAAGAGTAAAATTGCCGAGTCTAAAAAATAA
- the gldJ gene encoding gliding motility lipoprotein GldJ yields the protein MKKLKLFSLIALSSTLALTSCGGSGTSKGGGTKKFVSKTGWKPNEKQGWFFAGKQQKQKGWPGMVYVEGGTFTMGLVKDDVMHDWNNSPRRMQVSSFFIGETEITNYEYREYLTWLKYVFPPSDPSFKEIYNGALPDTLLWDNKLSRNDLNETYFRDQNYDYYPVVGVSWTQANRYCEWLTDRANEKALMQAGIIAKDLYINESNNQGGTAFNMDKFKSNDPEMQGYINEQRLAQKSGMKTTNQRLLAANRSPSSAMVTKFRLPTEVEWEYAALGMEKNREYNSYTEKKPEIDMLRGTKGKDRGMILANFKQGRGDYSGPAGWKNDGAAQTSDVRQFPSNNIGIYGMVGNVSEWTADVYRPIIDEDASDFNYYRGNVPQAIVRNGDGTYKMVDEGTIKYDTLADGRLVYKNLPGQFERETIADYRNYRDGDRMSSLEYRNASDSASSFNMYNAPTSRFVVDGNGKVILQKDTKERTSAMTNDIRVVKGGSWQDSAYWLDPGQRRYKTQNSGYGWIGFRVAQDARVSDKARTRR from the coding sequence ATGAAAAAACTAAAGTTGTTTTCATTAATAGCATTAAGTTCTACACTTGCATTAACCAGCTGTGGAGGGTCCGGTACTAGCAAAGGAGGCGGTACTAAAAAATTTGTCAGCAAGACAGGTTGGAAACCAAACGAAAAACAAGGTTGGTTTTTTGCAGGAAAGCAACAAAAGCAGAAGGGTTGGCCAGGAATGGTATATGTTGAAGGTGGAACTTTTACCATGGGATTAGTGAAAGATGATGTAATGCACGATTGGAATAACTCGCCTCGCAGAATGCAGGTAAGTTCTTTCTTTATCGGTGAAACAGAAATTACTAACTACGAATACCGCGAATACCTTACATGGTTGAAGTATGTATTCCCACCTAGTGATCCAAGTTTTAAGGAAATCTACAACGGTGCGTTGCCTGATACTTTATTATGGGATAACAAATTATCTAGAAATGATCTTAATGAAACGTATTTCAGAGATCAGAACTATGATTACTATCCGGTAGTAGGTGTTTCTTGGACACAAGCAAACAGATACTGTGAATGGTTGACAGATAGAGCAAACGAAAAGGCTTTAATGCAAGCTGGTATTATTGCAAAAGATTTGTACATCAACGAATCTAATAACCAAGGTGGAACTGCATTCAATATGGATAAATTCAAATCGAATGATCCTGAAATGCAAGGGTACATCAACGAGCAAAGATTAGCGCAAAAATCTGGTATGAAAACTACCAACCAAAGATTATTGGCTGCTAACAGATCTCCTAGCTCAGCAATGGTTACCAAGTTCAGACTTCCAACAGAAGTAGAATGGGAGTACGCTGCTCTTGGAATGGAGAAAAACAGAGAATACAATAGCTATACAGAAAAGAAACCAGAAATCGATATGCTTAGAGGTACTAAGGGTAAAGATAGAGGGATGATTTTAGCTAACTTCAAGCAAGGTAGAGGTGATTATTCTGGACCTGCAGGCTGGAAAAATGATGGTGCTGCTCAAACTTCTGATGTAAGACAATTTCCTTCAAATAATATCGGTATCTATGGTATGGTTGGAAACGTGTCTGAATGGACAGCTGACGTTTACAGACCAATCATTGATGAAGATGCAAGCGACTTCAATTATTACAGAGGTAACGTGCCTCAGGCTATCGTAAGAAACGGAGACGGAACTTACAAAATGGTAGACGAGGGTACAATTAAATATGATACTTTAGCTGACGGTAGACTGGTTTACAAAAACCTACCGGGTCAATTTGAAAGAGAAACAATCGCTGATTACAGAAACTATAGAGATGGTGACAGAATGTCTTCATTAGAATATAGAAATGCCAGTGATTCTGCTTCTTCTTTCAACATGTACAATGCTCCTACATCAAGATTTGTAGTTGACGGAAACGGTAAAGTAATTTTACAAAAAGATACTAAAGAAAGAACATCTGCTATGACTAATGATATTAGAGTAGTAAAAGGTGGTTCTTGGCAAGATTCAGCATATTGGTTGGATCCGGGACAGAGAAGATACAAAACCCAGAATTCTGGTTATGGTTGGATTGGTTTCCGTGTAGCTCAAGATGCTAGAGTTAGCGATAAAGCTAGAACAAGAAGATAA
- a CDS encoding DNA polymerase III subunit delta': MNWENIAGQENLKKLLQDSISENRVSHAQLFVGKEGYGTMPLVLAYAREILKGENEHAASKVEHLNHLDLHFCFPVFTDNKNSLSKNKFDQFREMILESPYASYDDWTAFLDSENKQLFISADEIDDQNQKFALKSFEGGTKILIVWRADKMNIAASNKFLKFLEEPPAKTIILLTAENGDDILPTILSRTQIVEVPRIADEDLNNYLKNKLNASEDQAKAITHEAQGNLNEAIKLLNSEIKNPEFEKLFVQWVRDAFMVKKKPEFLKNIIIWAREIAGWNREKQKNFLNYASEIFRLALLQNYQSEELVYKKIDANGFNWAGFSKFISGANIISILDEINTADLHLTRNGNPKIVWTDLGIKLSRYIHKNS; this comes from the coding sequence ATGAATTGGGAAAACATCGCCGGACAGGAAAATCTTAAAAAACTTCTTCAGGACAGCATCAGCGAAAACAGAGTGAGCCACGCCCAGCTTTTCGTCGGAAAAGAAGGGTATGGCACCATGCCGCTGGTTTTGGCCTATGCAAGAGAAATCCTAAAAGGTGAAAATGAACATGCTGCTTCTAAAGTGGAACATCTCAATCACTTAGATCTTCATTTCTGTTTTCCTGTATTTACCGACAACAAAAATTCTTTAAGTAAAAATAAATTTGATCAGTTCAGAGAGATGATTCTCGAATCGCCATACGCAAGTTATGATGATTGGACGGCTTTTTTAGATTCTGAAAACAAACAACTTTTTATTTCCGCAGACGAAATTGATGACCAAAACCAGAAGTTTGCTTTAAAAAGCTTCGAAGGTGGTACAAAAATCCTCATTGTTTGGCGTGCTGATAAAATGAATATTGCAGCTTCCAACAAGTTTTTGAAATTTCTCGAAGAACCACCTGCAAAAACCATTATTCTATTGACAGCCGAAAACGGCGACGATATTTTGCCCACGATTCTTTCGAGAACGCAGATTGTGGAAGTTCCCAGAATTGCAGATGAAGATTTAAATAATTATCTAAAAAATAAACTGAACGCTTCAGAAGATCAGGCTAAAGCTATTACTCATGAAGCGCAGGGGAATTTAAATGAAGCCATAAAACTTTTAAATTCAGAAATTAAAAATCCTGAGTTCGAAAAACTTTTCGTACAATGGGTTCGTGATGCTTTTATGGTTAAAAAGAAACCTGAATTTCTAAAAAACATCATCATTTGGGCAAGAGAAATTGCCGGATGGAACAGAGAAAAGCAAAAAAACTTTCTCAATTACGCTTCAGAAATTTTCAGATTGGCTTTATTACAGAATTATCAGTCTGAAGAGTTGGTTTACAAAAAAATCGATGCCAACGGATTTAACTGGGCTGGTTTTTCTAAATTTATCAGTGGTGCAAATATCATCAGTATTTTGGATGAAATCAACACTGCTGATTTACATTTAACCCGAAATGGGAATCCTAAAATTGTCTGGACGGATTTAGGAATAAAACTCTCACGATACATTCATAAAAATTCATAG
- a CDS encoding SRPBCC family protein, with protein MNLEGRKIVVNKSSKELSELLKTPENYKDFMPDGLQKFESREDGFKFGLQGMPEIALKIDEVTEEKAVLKSASSSLDFTLLATLKALNENQTEVQMLFEGKFNPFIKMMVEKPLQNFINTLTDKIEAYK; from the coding sequence ATGAATTTAGAAGGACGAAAAATTGTTGTCAATAAATCATCTAAAGAGTTATCTGAGTTGCTAAAAACACCGGAAAATTACAAAGATTTTATGCCAGACGGTCTTCAGAAGTTTGAAAGCAGAGAAGATGGGTTCAAATTCGGACTTCAGGGCATGCCCGAAATCGCTTTAAAGATTGACGAAGTGACCGAAGAAAAGGCAGTTTTGAAATCTGCAAGTTCAAGTTTAGATTTTACATTGCTGGCAACTTTAAAAGCGCTGAATGAAAATCAGACAGAGGTTCAGATGCTTTTTGAAGGAAAATTCAATCCTTTCATCAAAATGATGGTTGAGAAACCGCTTCAGAATTTTATCAATACCTTAACGGATAAGATTGAGGCTTATAAATAA
- a CDS encoding anhydro-N-acetylmuramic acid kinase: MIFQAIGLMSGTSLDGLDICLAKFKKQNSVWEFEILQAETLPYSEEWENKLRNSIHLSAEELLELHSEYGFFLGKAVKSFIEKYNLENIDVIASHGHTVFHQPKKKFTLQIGDGRAIKIETGLPVVYDFRSKDVLMGGNGAPLVPIGDEFLFSEYDACLNLGGFSNISLKLNDKRIAFDIAPVNIVLNKLAQNLNQNFDVNGDLAKQGKIDAELLNKLHSLEFYHQSHPKSLGIEWCYENVFPLFEGLDSKDILATFTEHAAEQISIVLNQYQLKKVLFTGGGTYNTYLIEKIRAKTKSKIIIPGKEIIDFKEALIFAFMGVLRINNEINILSSATGSSNDHSSGVVA, translated from the coding sequence ATGATTTTTCAAGCAATTGGGTTGATGTCCGGAACAAGCTTAGACGGTTTGGATATCTGTCTGGCAAAGTTTAAAAAACAAAATTCTGTTTGGGAATTTGAAATCCTACAAGCCGAAACCCTTCCCTACTCTGAAGAATGGGAAAATAAGCTTAGAAACTCAATCCATTTATCTGCAGAAGAGCTTCTTGAACTTCATTCTGAATACGGATTCTTTTTAGGAAAAGCTGTAAAAAGTTTTATAGAAAAATATAATCTTGAAAACATTGATGTCATTGCATCACATGGTCATACCGTATTTCATCAGCCTAAGAAGAAATTCACTTTGCAGATTGGTGACGGACGGGCAATTAAAATTGAAACTGGTTTACCGGTAGTTTACGATTTTCGCTCTAAGGATGTTTTAATGGGTGGAAATGGAGCACCTTTAGTTCCGATTGGCGACGAGTTCCTATTTTCAGAATATGATGCGTGCTTGAATCTGGGAGGATTTTCTAACATTTCATTAAAATTAAATGACAAAAGAATCGCTTTCGATATCGCTCCCGTTAATATTGTTTTAAATAAATTAGCTCAAAACCTCAATCAGAATTTCGATGTAAACGGAGATTTAGCGAAGCAAGGAAAAATAGATGCCGAATTACTGAACAAACTTCATTCATTGGAATTTTACCACCAATCTCATCCCAAATCCCTAGGAATTGAATGGTGTTACGAAAATGTATTTCCATTATTTGAAGGTTTAGATTCAAAAGATATTTTAGCAACATTTACAGAACATGCGGCAGAACAAATCTCAATAGTTCTCAATCAATATCAATTAAAGAAAGTTCTATTTACTGGCGGCGGAACTTATAATACTTATTTAATTGAAAAAATTAGAGCAAAAACAAAGTCAAAAATCATTATTCCTGGAAAAGAAATTATCGATTTTAAAGAAGCTTTGATTTTTGCCTTTATGGGAGTTTTAAGAATCAATAATGAAATTAATATTCTCTCTTCTGCAACAGGAAGCAGCAATGATCATAGTTCAGGTGTTGTTGCATAA
- the porU gene encoding type IX secretion system sortase PorU: MRLKTTLFFLFAFISTTWAQRISIEWDGAKIEDFGDVKKNLPNFKNEGFSFSQNNIFIQNKQKIGENQLKVSNLVWEAVSNRDLFDINKDLLPDYDIADINYTYIEGERYANINVGLFKNVKGRVQRLSSFELSPSATPVNFSALKVGTTVNPLSAGSFYKIKVDKSGIFKITAQFLRDIGINPANVNPKNFRIYGNGGIMLPEYNQDVKYSALQENSIQVVGEDDGVWNDGDYALFYAQGPNGYNLYNTANGNGIKRNDTRNDRSENVKNIYEDFSYYYINHDKGAGKRVQNVDLNLPTTPLITRYDDYQVINTDQRNLLKVGRIWVEDQPFSTEKTITFNLNSPIQGGDIIRYRTQVIGFKSQQNNVGFTINNQNPSTISVPPNGSNYVYDFFPLRYTGTISNLSGNQISFKYTPNIATNPNGTFYLDYVEVQYKEDLKFNGTQMSFRDYSLLSGSNTNYGFSISTANNVEQVWDVTDITNANRRVNKAAGTGAFNFAYNSSNTSFNNEFVAFRADAAFSPQFVERINNQNLSALQNVDYLIITTPEMMSQAQRLANYHQTKNNYSVQIIDAAKIYNEFGSGSRDLTAIRDFVTKLNTPLGSLKYVFILGDGSYDYKNRIANNSNVVSSYESEESADFISSFVTDDYIVMTKPQTSSFLSNNLPDLPVGRIPAANPSEAASMMDKTLAYYNSLSGQSTPFGEWRMKLDFVVDDDNDGGPPFHNVMNNTLASTFELPLSNLLKEYNVRKLYLDAFQAQSSAGGQRYPQVNQAISNDLGNSLYLFYFGHGGINGWTQERVFTLNEIQNANNFSNVYSRFPFVSTITCEFTLWDEPATASAGEQLLKLKQGGAAAMITSSRAVGVGYGVDFTNLYTKDIFKLVNDDFIPLGDAHLNAKKLRGSDPNHLKVNLLGDPAMKLSRPQRLLVIDNIETPVPGLIRGLDFVKITGHINNSNGSTNTTFNGRVVINIFDKRLNKTTLNNDGGLTPVLQYTEEGSAIVKASGTAVNGVFTVEFYVPKDINYAVGEGRLLGYADNKSIDVFNNQSVQVGDINPNGINDNEPPRVKLYMNNTNFANGGITDQNPMLLACVTDDTGINSTGSGIGHDITVYLDGQIINTIVLNDFFASGEGNGCLNPGLADYQKGNVSYPFRNLAIGQHQLTFKVWDINNNSTTETLNFEVKDEADQHLVINRPLNWPNPFTNKTYIHFEHNCDDILDVNVQIYTITGKLVRTLSQPVVAEPFLQGFRTPRQAIEWDGKDDFGDTVAKGTYIFKIFAKSQNQEKCKGSATAVEKMVLLK, translated from the coding sequence ATGAGACTAAAAACGACTCTATTCTTTCTATTCGCTTTTATATCAACGACTTGGGCTCAACGAATCTCCATAGAATGGGATGGAGCAAAAATCGAAGATTTCGGCGATGTAAAAAAGAATCTTCCAAATTTTAAAAATGAAGGTTTTTCTTTCAGCCAAAATAATATTTTTATCCAAAACAAGCAAAAAATTGGTGAAAATCAACTGAAAGTTTCTAATCTAGTTTGGGAAGCAGTTTCAAATAGAGATTTATTCGATATCAACAAAGATCTTCTACCTGATTACGACATTGCTGATATCAATTACACGTATATCGAGGGGGAAAGATATGCTAATATCAACGTCGGATTATTTAAAAATGTAAAAGGAAGAGTACAAAGACTTTCATCTTTTGAACTCTCACCTTCCGCAACGCCTGTCAACTTTAGTGCTTTAAAAGTAGGAACCACTGTAAACCCTTTATCAGCAGGCAGTTTTTATAAAATCAAAGTCGATAAATCAGGAATTTTTAAAATCACTGCTCAGTTTTTAAGAGATATAGGAATTAATCCTGCGAATGTAAATCCTAAGAACTTCAGAATCTACGGTAACGGAGGAATTATGCTTCCGGAATATAATCAGGATGTAAAATACAGCGCACTTCAGGAAAACTCAATTCAGGTTGTAGGTGAAGATGATGGTGTCTGGAATGATGGTGACTATGCTTTATTTTATGCACAAGGGCCAAACGGTTATAATTTATACAATACCGCAAATGGTAATGGTATCAAAAGAAATGACACAAGAAATGACCGTAGCGAAAATGTAAAAAATATTTATGAAGATTTTTCTTATTATTATATTAACCATGATAAAGGCGCAGGAAAAAGAGTTCAGAATGTTGACTTGAATTTACCAACGACACCGCTAATTACCAGATACGATGATTATCAGGTTATCAATACAGATCAGAGAAACTTATTAAAAGTAGGAAGAATTTGGGTAGAAGATCAACCTTTTTCTACTGAAAAAACAATTACTTTCAATTTAAACTCACCCATTCAGGGAGGTGATATTATTCGCTACAGAACGCAAGTTATTGGTTTCAAATCTCAGCAAAACAATGTGGGTTTCACTATCAATAATCAAAATCCTTCGACGATAAGTGTGCCACCCAACGGATCAAATTATGTTTATGATTTTTTCCCTCTGAGATATACCGGTACAATTTCTAATTTAAGTGGAAACCAAATCAGCTTTAAATACACTCCAAATATTGCAACTAATCCTAACGGAACCTTTTATTTAGACTATGTAGAAGTACAATATAAAGAAGATTTAAAATTTAACGGAACTCAAATGAGCTTCCGTGATTATTCTTTACTGAGTGGCTCTAATACAAACTATGGTTTCAGCATCTCTACAGCAAATAATGTAGAACAAGTTTGGGACGTTACAGATATCACCAATGCAAACAGAAGAGTAAACAAAGCTGCAGGAACGGGAGCTTTTAACTTTGCTTACAACAGTTCAAACACTTCTTTTAATAATGAATTTGTTGCTTTCCGAGCTGATGCTGCCTTTTCGCCACAATTTGTTGAAAGAATAAATAATCAGAATCTTTCTGCTTTACAAAATGTAGACTATTTGATTATCACAACCCCTGAGATGATGTCTCAAGCTCAGAGATTAGCAAATTATCATCAGACAAAAAACAACTATTCTGTACAAATTATAGATGCTGCTAAAATTTATAACGAATTTGGAAGCGGAAGCAGAGATCTTACCGCAATAAGAGATTTTGTAACCAAACTAAACACGCCACTCGGAAGTTTAAAATATGTTTTCATTTTAGGTGATGGATCTTATGATTACAAAAACAGAATTGCAAATAACTCTAATGTAGTTTCTAGTTATGAGAGTGAAGAATCAGCAGATTTTATCAGCTCTTTTGTTACTGACGATTATATTGTAATGACCAAGCCACAAACTTCGTCATTTCTCTCAAATAATCTACCAGATCTTCCCGTGGGGAGAATTCCTGCAGCAAATCCTTCGGAAGCAGCTAGTATGATGGATAAAACATTGGCGTATTATAATTCATTATCTGGCCAGTCAACTCCTTTTGGAGAATGGAGGATGAAACTAGACTTCGTTGTAGATGATGACAATGATGGTGGACCACCCTTCCATAACGTAATGAATAATACTTTGGCAAGTACATTTGAGTTACCATTAAGTAATTTGCTTAAGGAATACAACGTTAGAAAATTATATTTAGATGCATTCCAAGCACAGAGTTCTGCTGGTGGACAAAGATATCCGCAAGTAAACCAAGCGATTTCAAACGACTTAGGAAACAGCCTGTACCTTTTCTATTTCGGACATGGTGGTATCAATGGTTGGACTCAGGAAAGAGTTTTTACCTTAAATGAAATTCAAAATGCAAATAATTTCTCAAATGTGTACAGCAGATTTCCATTTGTCTCTACAATTACTTGTGAATTTACACTTTGGGATGAACCAGCAACAGCATCTGCAGGAGAACAATTATTAAAATTAAAGCAAGGAGGTGCTGCTGCAATGATTACTTCTAGCCGTGCAGTGGGTGTAGGATATGGAGTTGATTTCACCAATCTTTATACGAAAGACATCTTCAAATTAGTGAATGATGATTTCATACCACTTGGTGATGCCCATCTAAATGCTAAAAAACTAAGAGGTTCAGATCCCAACCACTTAAAAGTAAATCTATTGGGAGATCCTGCAATGAAATTAAGCAGACCTCAAAGATTATTAGTGATTGATAATATTGAAACGCCAGTTCCAGGGTTAATCAGAGGATTAGATTTTGTAAAAATTACAGGGCACATTAATAATTCCAATGGTTCTACAAACACGACATTCAACGGAAGAGTGGTGATCAATATCTTTGATAAAAGATTAAATAAAACAACATTAAATAATGATGGAGGTTTAACTCCTGTTTTACAATATACAGAAGAAGGAAGTGCTATTGTAAAAGCTTCCGGAACTGCTGTAAACGGAGTATTCACCGTAGAATTTTATGTTCCGAAAGATATCAATTATGCAGTTGGTGAAGGAAGATTATTAGGATATGCTGATAATAAATCTATTGACGTGTTCAACAATCAATCGGTTCAGGTAGGTGATATCAACCCTAATGGAATCAACGATAACGAACCGCCAAGAGTAAAGTTGTATATGAACAATACAAACTTTGCAAATGGAGGAATTACAGACCAAAACCCAATGCTTCTTGCATGTGTAACTGACGACACAGGAATAAATTCTACAGGTTCTGGTATTGGTCACGATATTACTGTATATTTGGACGGTCAAATTATAAATACCATCGTTTTAAATGATTTCTTTGCTTCAGGGGAAGGAAATGGATGTCTTAATCCGGGCTTAGCAGATTATCAAAAAGGGAATGTATCTTACCCTTTTAGAAATTTAGCGATAGGACAACATCAGTTGACATTTAAAGTTTGGGACATAAACAATAATTCGACAACTGAAACGTTAAACTTTGAAGTTAAAGATGAGGCAGATCAGCACTTGGTGATCAACAGACCATTAAACTGGCCAAATCCTTTTACAAACAAAACATACATTCACTTTGAGCATAATTGCGATGATATTTTAGATGTAAACGTTCAAATCTATACTATTACAGGAAAATTAGTAAGAACTTTGAGTCAGCCAGTAGTTGCAGAACCGTTCCTACAGGGCTTCAGAACACCTCGTCAGGCAATAGAATGGGACGGAAAAGATGATTTTGGTGATACCGTAGCAAAAGGTACGTATATTTTTAAGATATTTGCAAAAAGTCAAAATCAAGAAAAATGCAAAGGAAGTGCTACAGCTGTAGAAAAAATGGTACTTTTGAAGTAA
- a CDS encoding NUDIX hydrolase encodes MYKVFVNEKKLLLSKQSEALEKTLKYESFTTLEIALDLLQNTSVKELNVYGEQIDEIWKEFKKLFRIIEAAGGIVNRPNGDILFIKRLGKWDLPKGKMEKGESREESAVREIEEETSLQNVELLDFINTTYHIYIERNGDRVLKYTHWFEMNFDGEDTSKPQLEEGITEVAWKNTSQIEAEVFPSTFKNIKLIIKEFWETKTK; translated from the coding sequence ATGTATAAAGTTTTTGTGAACGAAAAAAAATTATTACTCTCTAAGCAGTCTGAAGCCTTAGAAAAAACTCTGAAATATGAAAGTTTCACAACTTTAGAGATTGCACTTGACCTTCTTCAAAATACTTCGGTGAAAGAACTGAATGTTTACGGAGAACAGATTGACGAAATTTGGAAAGAATTTAAAAAACTTTTCAGAATCATTGAAGCTGCGGGCGGCATTGTCAACAGACCAAATGGAGATATCCTTTTCATCAAAAGATTAGGAAAGTGGGATTTGCCAAAAGGTAAAATGGAAAAAGGTGAATCTCGTGAAGAATCGGCCGTGCGTGAAATTGAGGAAGAAACCAGTTTACAAAACGTGGAACTTTTAGATTTCATTAACACCACTTACCATATTTATATTGAAAGAAATGGTGACAGAGTTCTAAAATACACGCATTGGTTTGAAATGAACTTCGATGGTGAAGATACATCAAAACCACAATTGGAAGAAGGTATCACAGAAGTTGCCTGGAAAAACACCTCGCAGATTGAAGCGGAAGTCTTTCCAAGCACATTCAAAAATATTAAATTGATTATTAAAGAATTCTGGGAAACGAAAACTAAATAA